From the Melospiza georgiana isolate bMelGeo1 chromosome 25, bMelGeo1.pri, whole genome shotgun sequence genome, one window contains:
- the LOC131093330 gene encoding olfactory receptor 14C36-like yields the protein MSNSSSVRHFLLLALADTWQLQLLHFCLLLGITLAALLGNGLIISAIVCGHQLHTPMFFFLLNLALSDLGSICTTVPKAMHNSLWDTRTISYTGCAAQLFFFLFFLSVELSLLTIMCYDRYVSICKPLHYGTLLGSRVCAHMAAAAWAGGFLNAVMHTANTFSLPLCHGNALGQFFCEIPQILKLSCLHSNHRELGLIAVSVCLGLGCFVFIVFSYVQIFRAVLRIPSEQGRHKAFSTCLPHLAVISLFVSTGIFAQLKAPSISSPSLDVALSVLYSVVPPALNPLIYSLRNKELKAAVWRLMMGCLREH from the coding sequence ATGTCTAACAGCAGCTCCgtcaggcacttcctcctgctggcattggcagacacatggcagctgcagctcctgcacttctgcctcttgctgggcatcaccctggctgccctcctgggcaacggcctcatcatcagcgccatAGTCTGCGGCCACCAgctgcacacgcccatgttcttcttcctgctcaacctggccctcagcgacctgggctccatctgcaccactgtccccaaagccatgcacaattccctctgggacaccaggaccatctcctacacaggatgtgctgcacagctctttttctttctgtttttcctctcaGTAGAGCTTTctctcctgaccatcatgtgctacgaccgctatgtgtccatctgcaaacccctgcactacgggaccctcctgggcagcagagtttgtgcccacatggcagcagctgcctgggcaggtGGCTTTCTCAATGCTGtcatgcacacagccaatacattttccctgcccctgtgccatggcaatgccctgggccagttcttctgtgaaatcccccagatcctcaagctctcctgcttaCACTCAAACCACAGGGAACTTGGGCTTATTGCAGTTAGTGTCTGTTTAGGACTCGgatgttttgtgttcattgttttctcctatgtgcagatcttcagggccgtgctgaggatcccctctgagcagggacggcacaaagcaTTTTCCActtgcctccctcacctggccgtAATCTCCCTGTTTGTCAGCACTGGAATATTTGCTCAATTGAAGGCCCCCTCAAtatcctccccatccctggatgtggccctgtcagttctgtactcggtggtgcctccagccctgaacccactcatctacagcctgaggaacaaGGAGCTCAAAGCTGCCGTGTGGAGACTGATGATGGGATGCTTACGGGAACATTAA